The Gemmatimonadota bacterium genome has a segment encoding these proteins:
- a CDS encoding EscU/YscU/HrcU family type III secretion system export apparatus switch protein, with protein sequence MALRDQEKTEAPTAKRREDARQEGRVPRSPELTTSFVLLGSAMLLNAAAPLGQQLMALFADGLTALAGGPMGPETATGLLRRTGMRSVAIIGIWGGALLLAGLAIAAPQARGILTFKPLSPDFSRLSPGRNLQRVVGTQAIGELIKSLVKLALVALAVYRAIGGAWPDLMALAQQGPFGFVATTHLYTVKLLMTAGLCYLALAAFDYGWQLWQHEQQLKMSRDDIREEMKQSEGDPLMKQRMRSFARALARRQMIRDVPKADVVITNPTHIAIALRYDPFTAPAPVVLAIGQRKVAERIKQVAREHGVPCIENKPLARALLASARLGQMIPAELYAAVAEILAFVIRRRLVRGRPLTPRVA encoded by the coding sequence ATGGCACTGCGCGACCAGGAGAAGACCGAGGCCCCAACAGCCAAACGCAGGGAAGACGCCCGACAGGAAGGTCGTGTCCCCCGCAGCCCGGAGCTGACGACATCGTTTGTGCTGCTCGGCAGCGCGATGTTGCTGAACGCGGCCGCGCCCCTGGGGCAACAGTTGATGGCGCTCTTTGCCGACGGCCTCACCGCCCTCGCCGGAGGGCCAATGGGGCCGGAAACCGCCACCGGCCTGCTGCGCCGGACCGGCATGCGTTCGGTCGCCATCATCGGGATCTGGGGTGGTGCCCTCCTCCTGGCCGGACTGGCGATCGCTGCCCCGCAGGCCCGCGGCATCCTCACGTTCAAGCCCCTCTCGCCCGATTTCTCCCGACTCAGCCCAGGGCGCAACCTGCAACGCGTCGTCGGGACCCAGGCCATCGGCGAGCTCATCAAGTCACTCGTCAAGCTGGCCCTCGTCGCGCTGGCCGTGTATCGCGCCATCGGTGGGGCCTGGCCCGACCTCATGGCTCTCGCGCAACAGGGGCCGTTCGGTTTTGTCGCCACGACCCACCTCTACACTGTCAAGCTGCTGATGACGGCCGGGTTGTGTTACCTCGCGCTCGCCGCCTTCGACTATGGCTGGCAGCTGTGGCAGCATGAGCAGCAGCTCAAGATGAGCCGCGACGACATCCGCGAGGAAATGAAGCAGTCGGAGGGCGACCCGCTCATGAAGCAGCGGATGCGCTCGTTCGCGCGCGCCCTGGCGCGGCGACAAATGATCCGCGACGTCCCCAAGGCCGACGTCGTGATCACCAACCCGACGCACATCGCCATCGCCCTCCGGTACGATCCGTTCACGGCGCCAGCGCCTGTGGTCCTGGCGATCGGGCAGCGGAAGGTGGCCGAGCGCATCAAGCAGGTCGCCCGTGAACATGGCGTGCCGTGCATCGAGAACAAGCCGCTCGCGCGTGCACTGCTCGCCAGTGCGCGCCTCGGGCAGATGATCCCCGCGGAACTCTACGCCGCCGTTGCTGAGATCCTGGCGTTCGTGATCCGCCGTCGCCTCGTGCGCGGTCGTCCCCTCACGCCGCGCGTCGCATGA
- the fliR gene encoding flagellar biosynthetic protein FliR, with protein MNPAFDPFAPGAAAALFLFGARVSGLVLVAPLFSGRPVPAMVRAGLIVAFTILMVPVATRTPVPATTVPAVLSEALVGFTIGIGAAFLVGAAEAAGELLGIQIGLQGSALVDPLSMQQSTATGQFLQLFAVTLLLTLNAHLVMLDALRSSAELIPVGTAGHLRDGLWRLVTLGGQLFVLGLRFAAPVIAVVLLITVALAVLGRAAPQLNILSLAFPIQIIAGLAALLALVPIFASWFLGWEGTYDAMLSRVLPAIAGGTR; from the coding sequence ATGAACCCGGCGTTCGATCCCTTCGCCCCCGGAGCCGCCGCGGCGCTGTTCCTCTTTGGAGCGCGCGTCAGTGGCCTGGTCCTGGTGGCCCCCCTCTTCTCGGGGCGCCCGGTGCCCGCGATGGTGCGCGCCGGCCTCATCGTCGCCTTCACGATCCTCATGGTCCCGGTCGCCACGCGCACGCCAGTCCCGGCGACCACGGTACCCGCCGTGCTCAGTGAAGCCCTGGTGGGGTTCACGATCGGCATTGGTGCAGCCTTTCTCGTCGGGGCCGCGGAGGCCGCGGGCGAACTCCTTGGCATCCAGATCGGCCTGCAGGGCAGCGCGCTCGTCGACCCCCTCTCGATGCAGCAGAGCACGGCGACGGGGCAGTTCCTGCAACTGTTCGCCGTCACGTTGTTGCTGACCCTCAACGCCCACCTGGTGATGCTCGACGCGCTGCGCTCGAGCGCCGAGCTGATCCCGGTGGGAACGGCGGGGCACCTGCGGGACGGCCTCTGGCGCCTGGTGACACTCGGCGGGCAGCTGTTTGTCCTCGGCCTGCGCTTCGCGGCACCGGTCATTGCGGTGGTGTTGCTGATCACCGTGGCGCTCGCCGTGCTTGGGCGGGCCGCGCCACAGCTCAATATCCTGTCGCTGGCCTTCCCGATCCAGATCATCGCCGGGCTCGCGGCGCTGCTCGCGCTGGTCCCGATCTTCGCGTCGTGGTTCCTCGGCTGGGAGGGGACCTACGACGCCATGTTGTCGCGGGTCCTGCCCGCCATCGCCGGAGGGACCCGCTAG
- the fliN gene encoding flagellar motor switch protein FliN produces MSQTQDPMEAAFEELQQVIANGGEVPLGMLLDLTLPVSIELGRTSMTVQEVLRLGRGSVIQLERLAGEPIDVYVGDRRFAEGEVVVLGEHFGVRLTRIIAKKGATEAAA; encoded by the coding sequence ATGAGCCAGACCCAGGATCCCATGGAGGCGGCCTTCGAGGAGCTGCAGCAGGTCATCGCCAACGGCGGCGAAGTCCCCCTCGGCATGCTCCTCGACTTGACCCTCCCGGTCTCGATCGAACTCGGCCGGACCTCCATGACCGTGCAGGAAGTCCTGCGGCTCGGGCGTGGTTCGGTGATCCAGTTGGAGCGCCTCGCCGGCGAACCGATCGACGTCTACGTCGGCGATCGCCGCTTCGCGGAGGGCGAGGTGGTGGTGTTGGGCGAACACTTCGGTGTCCGCCTGACCCGCATCATTGCCAAGAAGGGCGCCACCGAGGCGGCGGCGTGA
- a CDS encoding flagellar hook-basal body protein, producing the protein MPTDGIASAASALRYWERRQEVAAHNLANANTDGFKSQRAFAQLVGTSELAIGAQTDWSEGSLTTTRNPLDLAVRGQAFLVVNTPDGERYSRGGSWSVDREGFLTDANGHRALGEKGPIPVRGSDISIDRTGRVAVDDVWVDRLRVETVAPNTPLPHQDGVLWVPPATRTVQPMDARDVRQGHLEASNVAPINEMVDMISIQRNYAFAQKAITVLDDIRSTITHDLAKPLG; encoded by the coding sequence ATGCCGACCGACGGAATCGCCAGCGCTGCCAGCGCGCTCCGCTACTGGGAGCGGCGTCAGGAGGTCGCAGCGCACAACCTGGCCAACGCGAACACGGATGGGTTCAAGTCGCAGCGTGCCTTTGCCCAGCTGGTCGGCACCTCGGAACTGGCGATCGGTGCACAGACGGACTGGAGCGAGGGAAGCCTGACGACGACGCGCAATCCGCTCGACCTCGCGGTTCGCGGCCAGGCCTTCCTTGTGGTCAACACGCCGGACGGCGAGCGGTATAGCCGCGGCGGCTCCTGGAGTGTGGATCGCGAGGGGTTCCTGACCGATGCCAACGGACACCGCGCACTTGGCGAGAAGGGCCCGATCCCGGTGCGAGGCAGCGACATCTCCATTGATCGGACCGGTCGTGTGGCCGTCGATGACGTCTGGGTCGATCGGCTGCGGGTCGAGACGGTTGCCCCCAACACCCCGCTGCCGCACCAGGATGGCGTGTTGTGGGTCCCTCCCGCAACGCGCACGGTACAACCGATGGACGCCCGTGACGTCCGGCAGGGGCACCTGGAAGCCAGCAACGTCGCCCCGATCAACGAGATGGTCGACATGATCTCCATCCAGCGCAACTACGCGTTTGCGCAGAAGGCGATCACGGTGCTCGACGACATTCGCTCCACGATCACGCACGACCTGGCCAAGCCGCTGGGCTGA
- a CDS encoding FliM/FliN family flagellar motor switch protein — translation MASESLSQNEIDALLGGAISKAAKPAAQARPVQTETQVYDFRRPNRISKEKLRSLEAIYERFAKSLESWLLGRVRGGVQLQLQSVEHFSFGEFTLSLPTPCASYTFEVERSGGQHGVIDFGHEFAFFLVDRLFGGGSTPAIPSRSLTPIERMAVRMVADKVIAVIHEVWQDYVELDATLVGFESIPEILRVANREDPVLVANIEVTAAETRSLLLVCLPFAVLEKFFAGGAEGRPDSQGTSEERTVNRDLTEGSLRSVRTPIAARLPVFQLPMRELMSLAPGKVLATPLLASAPLEVFVGSQRRFLATPGRLGSALAVRLTDGLMDPPEPDALPLTRLTN, via the coding sequence GTGGCCTCGGAGTCCCTCTCACAGAACGAGATCGACGCCCTCCTGGGCGGGGCGATCTCGAAGGCCGCGAAGCCGGCGGCCCAGGCGCGCCCGGTCCAGACCGAGACACAGGTCTACGACTTCCGCCGCCCCAACCGCATCTCCAAGGAGAAGCTGCGGTCGCTGGAGGCCATCTACGAGCGCTTTGCCAAGTCGCTGGAGAGCTGGCTGCTCGGCCGGGTCCGCGGCGGCGTCCAACTCCAACTGCAGAGCGTCGAGCACTTCTCGTTCGGCGAGTTCACGCTGTCGCTCCCGACCCCCTGCGCATCCTACACGTTCGAGGTCGAGCGGAGCGGTGGGCAACACGGGGTGATCGATTTCGGCCACGAGTTCGCCTTTTTCCTCGTGGATCGCCTGTTTGGCGGCGGGAGCACGCCGGCCATTCCCAGCCGATCACTCACGCCGATCGAGCGGATGGCGGTCCGCATGGTGGCGGACAAGGTCATCGCCGTGATCCACGAAGTGTGGCAGGACTACGTGGAGTTGGATGCGACGCTCGTTGGCTTTGAGTCGATCCCCGAGATCCTGCGCGTGGCCAACCGCGAGGACCCGGTCCTGGTCGCCAACATCGAAGTCACGGCCGCCGAAACCCGCAGCCTCCTGCTGGTCTGCCTGCCGTTTGCCGTCCTCGAGAAGTTCTTCGCCGGCGGCGCAGAAGGGCGTCCCGACTCGCAAGGCACGAGTGAGGAACGCACGGTCAACCGGGACCTCACCGAGGGCTCCCTCCGGTCCGTGCGCACCCCGATCGCCGCGCGCCTGCCGGTATTCCAACTGCCCATGCGCGAGCTCATGTCGCTTGCCCCAGGCAAAGTGCTGGCGACCCCCCTGTTGGCCAGTGCGCCGCTCGAAGTCTTCGTCGGCAGTCAGCGCCGATTCCTGGCCACCCCGGGGCGACTCGGTAGCGCGCTCGCCGTGCGGTTGACGGACGGCCTGATGGATCCCCCGGAGCCCGACGCCCTCCCCCTTACACGCCTCACCAATTGA
- the fliQ gene encoding flagellar biosynthesis protein FliQ yields MTYALVTDLARDAILVTALLAAPLLLVALSIGLLVSVFQTVTQIQEQTLSFVPKLIGVGGTFLVALPWMLQLLVEYTARLFRAMPGMVG; encoded by the coding sequence ATGACCTACGCCCTCGTCACCGACCTGGCGCGTGACGCCATCCTGGTCACGGCGTTGCTCGCTGCCCCGCTGCTCCTCGTCGCGCTGAGCATCGGGCTCCTGGTCAGCGTGTTTCAGACCGTGACGCAGATCCAGGAACAGACGCTCTCCTTCGTTCCGAAGCTGATCGGGGTCGGGGGTACGTTCCTCGTGGCGCTCCCGTGGATGCTGCAGCTGCTGGTGGAATACACCGCCCGCCTCTTCCGGGCGATGCCCGGCATGGTCGGATGA
- a CDS encoding P-loop NTPase produces the protein MSLPLAPLGPDPRLRSGGAAGPRAPRVAVGAGKGGVGTSTVTALLACTAAAAGSRVLLVDLAPHFGGLAELLDVRPGHTLADVKAGLPPETLAVAVTPSLSLINAARVPDQLTDTEHQLMLRRLAGSIGGYDLVLIDAGASAASLRSAVRFGATRALTVTTHDRISLTATYAVLKLLHEQAPELRVDVIANRVSDTDASRLHEYLNAASVRFLARTVPFGGSIPDDPAFARTVATLGADEAAHGSPAFQVVRNLGEQLLADTGAPPFLRLLRQG, from the coding sequence GTGAGCCTGCCGCTCGCTCCCCTGGGCCCGGACCCGCGACTCCGCTCCGGCGGAGCCGCAGGCCCACGTGCTCCGCGGGTGGCGGTGGGGGCCGGCAAGGGTGGGGTCGGCACGTCCACGGTCACTGCCCTGTTGGCCTGTACAGCCGCCGCCGCGGGGTCGCGCGTCCTGCTCGTCGACCTTGCCCCGCACTTCGGCGGGTTGGCCGAGCTGCTCGACGTTCGGCCCGGCCACACGCTCGCGGACGTGAAGGCCGGCCTCCCACCGGAGACCCTCGCGGTGGCTGTCACGCCTTCGCTGTCGCTCATTAACGCTGCGCGGGTGCCCGACCAGCTGACCGACACCGAGCACCAATTGATGTTGCGTCGCCTCGCCGGCTCCATCGGCGGGTACGACCTGGTCCTGATCGACGCGGGTGCCAGCGCGGCCTCGTTGCGCAGTGCCGTCCGTTTTGGCGCCACCCGCGCCCTGACCGTGACGACCCATGACCGGATCTCCCTCACGGCCACCTACGCCGTCCTCAAGCTCCTGCACGAGCAGGCGCCGGAGCTGCGTGTGGACGTCATCGCGAATCGCGTGAGCGACACCGACGCCTCGCGACTTCACGAATACCTCAATGCGGCGAGCGTCCGCTTTCTCGCCCGTACCGTCCCCTTTGGAGGCTCGATTCCAGATGACCCCGCCTTCGCGCGCACCGTCGCGACCCTCGGGGCCGACGAGGCCGCCCACGGCTCCCCCGCATTCCAGGTGGTCCGGAACCTGGGTGAGCAGCTCCTCGCCGACACCGGCGCTCCACCGTTCCTCCGCCTCCTCCGACAGGGTTGA
- a CDS encoding FliA/WhiG family RNA polymerase sigma factor, producing MSSDALWLAFAAGDLAARDQLLRDNLNLVHHVARQLSRALAAPADFDELVSCGTLGLMSALGAFDPARGLAFSTFAVPRIRGAILDELRRQDHVPRSIRRKTRDIAQTRETLTRIFGRQPTDDEVAEHLGIDRGTLWRWQTDAESAVHVSLDHSSSDHDGPGLPPEFLSVDPDLSAEEDLNREQERDLLKAALRQLKDQERIVLTLYYFEELKLHEIADVLSLTESRVSQIRTKALGRLRSQLASFRTPA from the coding sequence ATGTCCTCCGACGCCCTCTGGCTCGCATTCGCCGCCGGTGACCTCGCGGCCCGCGACCAGCTGCTCCGCGACAACCTGAACCTTGTCCACCACGTGGCGCGGCAGCTCTCGCGCGCGCTCGCGGCCCCGGCAGACTTTGACGAGTTGGTCTCGTGCGGCACCCTGGGATTAATGAGTGCGCTCGGCGCGTTCGACCCGGCCCGCGGGCTGGCCTTCTCCACCTTCGCCGTGCCCAGGATTCGCGGGGCCATCCTCGACGAGTTGCGGCGCCAGGACCACGTGCCGCGGTCCATCCGACGGAAGACTCGCGACATTGCACAAACGAGGGAAACCCTCACCCGGATCTTCGGGCGACAACCCACCGACGACGAAGTCGCCGAACACCTGGGAATCGACCGCGGGACGCTCTGGCGCTGGCAGACCGATGCCGAGAGTGCGGTCCACGTCTCACTGGATCATTCGAGCTCCGATCACGACGGCCCGGGGCTGCCGCCCGAGTTCCTCAGCGTTGATCCGGACCTGTCCGCCGAAGAGGACCTCAACCGGGAACAGGAGCGGGACCTCCTCAAGGCGGCACTGCGGCAGCTCAAGGACCAGGAGCGCATCGTGTTGACCCTGTACTACTTCGAAGAACTCAAGCTGCACGAGATCGCCGACGTGCTCAGCCTGACCGAGTCCCGCGTGTCGCAGATCCGCACCAAGGCACTCGGTCGCCTGCGCTCCCAGCTCGCCTCCTTCCGCACCCCCGCCTGA
- the flhA gene encoding flagellar biosynthesis protein FlhA, translating into MSTAVQPLPALDPTRRNAEVGLAIAVVFVIALLIVPLPAFLLDLFLATSIGLSLVVLLTAMQTVDALEFSSFPALLLLLTLFRLALNVASTRLILSEGHAGEVIQAFGSFVIGGNYAVGLVLFLILIGINFIVITKGAGRVAEVAARFTLDAMPGRQMAIDADLSAGLIDENEARRRREEITRQADFYGAMDGASKFVKGDAIAALLITGINIVGGIFIAVVQKNMPLARAASQYTVLTVGEGLVAQIPALIVSTAAGIMVTRASGQTRMGMQLAGQLARHPSAMWVATAVLMSFALIPGLPMTPFLALGGLMAFLARGATTAAEQRAADTAAREAPLPEPPPVNDPVREFLQVDPIELEVGYALIPMVDERQGGTLLERIQLLRKQAALEVGILIPSIRVRDNISLPANEYVIKLRGVEIARAEVMPRFHLALDTGSVSHPIEGIETIDPAFGLTARWIAGSRNVEAESLGYVVVDPTTVMATHLMEALKANAAELLGRQDVQQMVEMLKQTHPALVEDLVPAKVSLGLLHRVLQRLLKERLPIRDLVTILEAIGDGVEQTKDAEVLTEMVRRSMSNVIARLYADESGAVRGIALGPRLEGALLGLFSPRNANASATPLTPDSLAALLRDLNLLATTHAIEGRLLPLITPPSLRTGIRRLVEPVLSALPVISLAELPPAVKLNSVATWELPYA; encoded by the coding sequence ATGAGTACCGCCGTCCAGCCGCTCCCGGCGCTCGACCCGACCCGCCGCAACGCGGAGGTCGGGCTCGCGATCGCGGTGGTATTTGTCATTGCCCTGCTGATCGTCCCGCTCCCCGCCTTCCTTCTCGACCTGTTTCTCGCCACCAGCATCGGGCTCTCGCTGGTGGTGCTGCTCACCGCGATGCAGACGGTGGACGCGCTGGAGTTCTCCTCGTTCCCCGCCCTGCTGCTCCTCCTGACCCTGTTCCGCCTCGCCCTGAACGTCGCCAGCACGCGGTTGATCCTGAGCGAGGGCCACGCGGGGGAGGTCATCCAGGCCTTTGGGAGCTTCGTGATCGGCGGAAACTACGCCGTCGGGCTCGTTCTGTTCCTGATCCTCATCGGGATCAACTTCATTGTCATCACCAAAGGTGCCGGGCGCGTGGCCGAAGTGGCCGCGCGATTCACCCTGGACGCCATGCCCGGCCGCCAGATGGCAATCGACGCCGACCTGTCGGCCGGCCTCATCGACGAGAACGAAGCGCGGCGCCGCCGTGAGGAGATCACGCGCCAGGCCGACTTCTACGGCGCGATGGACGGTGCCTCCAAGTTCGTCAAGGGCGATGCCATCGCCGCCTTGCTGATCACCGGGATCAACATCGTGGGCGGGATCTTCATCGCGGTCGTGCAGAAGAACATGCCGCTGGCACGCGCGGCGTCGCAGTACACCGTCCTGACGGTGGGCGAGGGCCTGGTGGCGCAGATCCCGGCCCTGATCGTGTCCACGGCCGCCGGTATCATGGTGACCCGCGCATCCGGCCAGACGCGGATGGGGATGCAACTGGCCGGACAGCTCGCCCGGCACCCGAGCGCGATGTGGGTCGCCACCGCGGTGCTCATGTCGTTCGCGCTGATCCCCGGGCTGCCGATGACACCCTTCCTGGCGTTAGGCGGCCTGATGGCGTTCCTCGCGCGTGGCGCGACCACGGCCGCCGAACAGCGGGCCGCAGACACGGCCGCGCGCGAAGCACCGCTCCCCGAACCACCGCCGGTCAACGACCCGGTCCGCGAGTTCCTCCAGGTAGATCCCATCGAGCTCGAGGTGGGCTATGCGCTGATCCCCATGGTCGACGAACGCCAGGGCGGCACGCTCCTGGAGCGCATCCAGCTGCTCCGCAAACAGGCCGCCCTCGAGGTGGGGATCCTGATCCCCTCGATCCGCGTGCGCGACAATATCAGCCTTCCCGCCAATGAATACGTCATCAAGCTGCGCGGCGTGGAGATCGCCCGCGCCGAAGTGATGCCGCGCTTCCACCTGGCCCTCGATACCGGATCCGTCAGCCACCCCATCGAGGGCATCGAGACGATCGACCCGGCGTTCGGCCTGACCGCGCGCTGGATCGCCGGCTCCCGGAACGTCGAGGCGGAATCGTTAGGCTATGTCGTCGTGGACCCCACCACCGTCATGGCCACGCACCTCATGGAAGCGCTCAAGGCCAACGCCGCCGAGCTGCTGGGTCGCCAGGACGTGCAGCAGATGGTCGAGATGCTCAAGCAGACGCACCCGGCCCTCGTGGAGGACCTGGTGCCCGCCAAGGTCTCGCTGGGGCTGCTGCATCGCGTGCTGCAGCGCCTGCTCAAGGAACGGCTGCCTATTCGCGACCTCGTCACAATCCTCGAGGCGATCGGCGATGGCGTCGAGCAGACCAAGGATGCGGAGGTGCTCACCGAGATGGTGCGACGCTCCATGTCCAACGTCATCGCGCGCCTGTACGCCGACGAGTCCGGCGCGGTCCGCGGCATCGCCCTCGGCCCCCGGCTCGAGGGCGCCCTGCTCGGCCTGTTCTCGCCGCGCAACGCCAACGCCAGCGCCACCCCGCTCACGCCGGATTCGCTCGCCGCGCTCCTGCGCGACCTCAACCTGCTCGCCACGACCCATGCGATCGAGGGTCGCCTGCTGCCGCTGATCACTCCGCCGTCGTTGCGGACTGGCATTCGACGGTTGGTCGAACCGGTCCTCAGTGCCCTGCCCGTCATCTCGCTCGCCGAGCTGCCGCCTGCCGTCAAGCTGAACTCGGTTGCCACCTGGGAGTTGCCCTATGCTTGA
- the fliP gene encoding flagellar type III secretion system pore protein FliP (The bacterial flagellar biogenesis protein FliP forms a type III secretion system (T3SS)-type pore required for flagellar assembly.), translating into MTFGSFVGVCLTLAVVLALVAVTLRFLRRVALSAPSRSGAVPLEVVHRLPLGPRQGIAIVRIGEQLVAVSVGEGGVRHIMEIDTPPQPATVDAATAATPPAFAPSLLARLRSSGIPIAFALAVSLPVVGMAQAAPPPAAPATRQAPAASPRATAPNAVPRPGPVAAPAQVVAPDASALDKALQGAMPQLDLNVARGGDAGGLRLSGSVGIVIMLGLLTLLPSLILMMTSFTRILIVLNFVKQALGTQNAPPGQLMAALALILTGFVMAPTMQEVNDTAITPWLEDRMEQGAMMRAAVVPLRGFMLRQVRERDLATFTEMAGATPATPEDVGTVVLMAAFVTSELRTAFQLGFVLFLPFIVIDIVVSSVLMSMGMFMLPPAMIALPFKLLLFVLVDGWTLLVQGLVQGFK; encoded by the coding sequence GTGACCTTCGGATCGTTTGTTGGTGTCTGCCTGACCCTGGCCGTCGTCCTCGCGCTGGTCGCGGTGACGTTGCGCTTTCTCCGCCGCGTGGCGCTTTCGGCGCCGTCGCGCTCGGGCGCCGTGCCACTGGAGGTGGTGCACCGGCTGCCCCTGGGCCCACGCCAGGGGATTGCCATCGTGCGCATCGGGGAGCAGTTGGTGGCGGTGTCCGTGGGCGAGGGTGGCGTGCGGCACATCATGGAAATCGACACCCCGCCGCAGCCCGCAACGGTGGACGCGGCGACCGCCGCGACCCCGCCGGCCTTTGCCCCGTCGCTGCTCGCGCGGTTACGCAGCTCCGGGATCCCGATCGCCTTCGCGTTGGCCGTGTCGCTCCCCGTCGTGGGCATGGCCCAGGCCGCGCCCCCTCCTGCGGCACCGGCCACTCGTCAGGCACCGGCGGCGAGCCCACGCGCCACCGCCCCCAACGCCGTGCCGCGCCCTGGGCCGGTGGCGGCGCCGGCGCAGGTGGTGGCCCCGGACGCCAGTGCGCTGGACAAGGCGCTGCAGGGGGCGATGCCGCAGCTCGACCTGAACGTCGCGCGCGGCGGCGATGCCGGCGGGCTGCGGCTCAGCGGCTCCGTGGGCATCGTGATCATGCTCGGCCTGCTCACGCTGCTGCCGTCGCTGATCCTGATGATGACGAGCTTCACACGCATCCTGATCGTGTTGAACTTCGTCAAGCAGGCGTTAGGTACCCAGAACGCCCCGCCCGGCCAGCTCATGGCCGCGCTGGCCCTCATCCTGACGGGGTTTGTCATGGCCCCGACGATGCAGGAGGTCAATGACACGGCGATCACCCCGTGGCTTGAGGACCGCATGGAACAGGGCGCGATGATGCGCGCCGCCGTCGTCCCCCTGCGGGGCTTCATGCTCCGCCAGGTCCGTGAGCGCGACCTCGCCACCTTCACCGAGATGGCCGGCGCCACCCCTGCGACCCCTGAGGACGTCGGCACCGTGGTGCTGATGGCGGCCTTTGTGACCAGCGAGCTCCGCACCGCGTTCCAGCTGGGCTTTGTGTTGTTCCTCCCGTTCATCGTCATCGACATCGTCGTGTCATCCGTGCTGATGTCAATGGGCATGTTCATGCTCCCGCCGGCGATGATCGCGCTCCCCTTCAAGCTGCTCCTCTTTGTCCTCGTGGATGGGTGGACGCTGCTCGTGCAGGGCCTCGTGCAGGGCTTCAAATGA
- a CDS encoding flagellar basal body-associated FliL family protein, whose amino-acid sequence MSDDATPPAEGAADAPPPPAKKSKAGLVMIAALVGGLGGGFAIGLFTVGPVVAQSSGYAVTEEMLARVKAQAKLVNGAEEGEEGEEGGDHGEGEEGEEGEHAAEEGGGEHKEGEAAGGGANLHLIDNLVMNPAGSGGTRFLMLSTAIEFKDAAMVDAFKARDAEVRDLVLRVMGAKSVEQLTDMPTRELIRKEIGDSLTMLVPKKSRKKAITRIFFPQFVIQ is encoded by the coding sequence ATGTCTGACGACGCCACCCCGCCAGCCGAGGGCGCTGCCGATGCGCCGCCGCCTCCAGCAAAAAAGAGCAAGGCCGGCCTTGTGATGATCGCGGCACTCGTCGGCGGTCTTGGTGGCGGATTCGCCATTGGATTGTTCACCGTCGGTCCCGTCGTCGCGCAGAGCTCCGGCTACGCCGTCACCGAGGAAATGCTGGCGCGGGTGAAGGCCCAAGCCAAGCTCGTCAACGGCGCCGAAGAGGGCGAGGAGGGCGAAGAGGGCGGCGATCACGGCGAGGGAGAAGAGGGCGAAGAAGGGGAGCACGCGGCGGAGGAGGGTGGCGGCGAGCACAAGGAGGGCGAGGCGGCCGGTGGGGGTGCCAACCTCCACCTGATCGACAACCTCGTGATGAACCCGGCCGGCTCCGGCGGAACGCGGTTCCTGATGTTGTCGACAGCGATCGAATTCAAGGACGCCGCGATGGTCGACGCGTTCAAGGCCCGGGATGCGGAGGTACGCGACCTGGTCCTGCGCGTGATGGGAGCGAAGTCCGTTGAGCAACTGACCGACATGCCGACCCGCGAGCTGATCCGCAAGGAAATCGGCGACTCGCTCACCATGTTGGTGCCCAAAAAGAGCCGCAAGAAGGCGATCACGCGGATCTTCTTCCCACAGTTTGTCATCCAGTAG